In one Amaranthus tricolor cultivar Red isolate AtriRed21 chromosome 8, ASM2621246v1, whole genome shotgun sequence genomic region, the following are encoded:
- the LOC130821611 gene encoding uncharacterized protein LOC130821611: MVCISSTQYSLLVNGCPYEIFTPRRGLRQGDPLSPFSLSLAWSISLGSTSLLERTTFSSSIPDVKAYNLTIYVLRMTSCFSTGVKAHLPKFFMIVSTSSSGMVANASKSALYLATVPEHIKGQIANLVHHQLGSLPFRKLILFVGAYIWHADPTNTSPDNVNWHDVCKPKKLGSLEFETLLIGAKLQWVNWHGM; this comes from the exons ATGGTATGCATCTCGTCAACCCAGTACTCTTTACTTGTGAATGGTTGTCCATATGAGATCTTTACACCTAGAAGAGGCCTGAGACAAGGAGACCCCCTCTCCCCCTTCTCTCTGTCATTGGCATGGAGTATCTCTCTAGGATCCACAAGTCTGCTAGAAAGAACGACCTTTTCAAGTTCCATCCCCGATGTAAAAGCCTACAACTTAACCATCTATGTTTTGCGGATGACCTCATGCTTTTCTACTGGGGTGAAGGCTCATCTGCCAAAATTCTTTATGATTGTCTCGACAT CCTCATCTGGTATGGTTGCCAATGCTTCAAAGTCAGCGTTATATCTTGCAACGGTTCCTGAGCATATCAAAGGCCAGATAGCAAACCTGGTTCATCATCAATTAGGTAGCCTCCCTTTCAG AAAGTTAATTCTATTTGTTGGAGCCTACATTTGGCATGCGGATCCTACTAACACTTCCCCAGACAATGTTAATTGGCATGATGTTTGTAAGCCTAAGAAATTAGGCAGTTTAGAATTTGAAACATTGCTCATTGGAGCGAAGCTGCAGTGGGTAAACTGGCATGGCATGTAA